In Geobacillus kaustophilus, a genomic segment contains:
- the cobA gene encoding uroporphyrinogen-III C-methyltransferase, whose translation MGKVYLVGAGPGDPELITVKGLKCIQQADVILYDRLINEELLSYAKPDAELIFCGKLPGCHAMQQETINYALVWHAKKGKTVVRLKGGDPFVFGRGGEEAEALAKHGIEFEIVPGITSAIAAAAYAGIPVTHRAFSSSVAFVTGHRRHGSRDEIKWESLAKGIDTIAIYMGVHHLPYICSQLMKYGKAPETPTAVIEWGTTTAQRTVTGTLATIAGIAAKENIQNPSMIIIGDVVRLRANIQWFEPLLASSAAAGATS comes from the coding sequence ATGGGCAAAGTATATCTTGTCGGCGCCGGCCCCGGCGACCCGGAACTCATTACCGTCAAAGGATTAAAATGCATTCAGCAGGCGGATGTCATTTTGTACGACCGCCTCATCAATGAAGAGTTGCTTTCGTATGCCAAACCGGACGCCGAGCTCATCTTTTGCGGCAAGCTGCCCGGCTGCCATGCGATGCAGCAAGAGACGATCAACTATGCGCTCGTCTGGCACGCCAAAAAAGGAAAAACAGTCGTTCGCTTAAAGGGCGGCGATCCGTTCGTGTTCGGGCGCGGCGGCGAAGAGGCCGAGGCGCTGGCCAAACATGGGATCGAATTTGAGATCGTTCCCGGCATCACCTCCGCCATCGCGGCGGCGGCTTACGCCGGCATCCCTGTCACCCATCGCGCGTTCAGCTCAAGCGTCGCCTTTGTCACCGGGCATCGGCGCCACGGAAGTCGTGACGAGATCAAATGGGAAAGCCTCGCCAAAGGCATCGATACGATTGCCATTTACATGGGGGTTCATCACTTGCCGTACATTTGCAGCCAGCTGATGAAATACGGCAAAGCGCCGGAGACGCCGACAGCGGTCATCGAATGGGGAACGACAACTGCTCAGCGCACCGTCACCGGCACGCTCGCGACGATCGCCGGAATCGCCGCCAAAGAAAACATCCAAAATCCGAGCATGATCATTATCGGAGACGTCGTCCGGCTGCGCGCCAACATTCAATGGTTTGAGCCGTTGCTCGCGTCATCCGCGGCCGCCGGCGCAACATCGTGA
- a CDS encoding sirohydrochlorin chelatase, which yields MEAILYVSHGSRIDAARHEAARFVEQCRGAIDIPIQELCFVELAEPDIATGVDRCVAQGATRVIVVPLLLLSAGHAKHDIPAALDIARRRHPSVDILCGAPFGVHEAMIDIIIDRISEQSAPLDGESMILLVGRGSSDPDTKRDMSAITALLKEKANVPHVDVCFLAAIRPTLDEGLERAHASAYRRVFVVPYLLFTGVLMKTIERKLQRFSVSDKQWHLCSYLGCHPRLVQLIHQQVSSLSSVKKGA from the coding sequence ATGGAAGCCATTTTATACGTCAGCCACGGCAGCCGCATCGACGCCGCGCGCCATGAAGCAGCTCGCTTCGTCGAACAGTGCCGAGGGGCCATCGATATTCCGATTCAAGAGCTATGTTTTGTCGAACTCGCGGAACCAGACATTGCGACCGGTGTTGACCGCTGCGTCGCCCAAGGGGCGACACGCGTCATCGTCGTTCCGCTTCTCCTTCTTTCTGCAGGCCATGCCAAACACGATATTCCAGCGGCATTGGACATCGCGAGACGGCGCCACCCTTCCGTCGACATCCTCTGCGGCGCTCCGTTCGGCGTCCATGAAGCGATGATCGACATCATAATCGACCGCATCAGCGAACAGTCCGCACCGCTTGACGGCGAATCGATGATCCTTCTTGTCGGCCGCGGCAGCAGCGATCCAGACACGAAGCGCGACATGTCCGCCATCACTGCGCTTTTAAAAGAAAAAGCGAACGTGCCGCACGTGGACGTTTGTTTTCTCGCTGCCATCCGCCCGACGCTTGATGAAGGGCTCGAACGGGCCCATGCATCGGCGTATCGGCGCGTGTTTGTCGTCCCGTACTTATTGTTTACCGGCGTCTTAATGAAAACAATCGAACGGAAGTTGCAGAGATTCTCTGTTTCCGACAAGCAGTGGCATTTATGCTCTTACCTAGGCTGTCATCCGCGGCTTGTGCAGCTCATTCACCAACAAGTATCATCGCTATCATCCGTAAAAAAAGGAGCTTGA
- a CDS encoding acylphosphatase, with the protein MKRVHVIVEGRVQGVGFRYLVQHEALKRQLTGWVKNNDDGTVEMEVQGNESALQLFLDTIEAGTMFAKVARMHIEPRDIRSDEKQFRIMYGSGF; encoded by the coding sequence GTGAAAAGAGTTCATGTCATCGTGGAAGGGCGCGTACAGGGCGTCGGGTTTCGATACCTCGTCCAACACGAAGCGCTAAAACGGCAGCTGACCGGTTGGGTGAAAAACAATGATGACGGAACAGTGGAAATGGAAGTTCAGGGGAATGAAAGCGCCCTTCAACTCTTTTTGGACACCATTGAAGCCGGAACGATGTTTGCCAAAGTCGCCCGCATGCACATCGAGCCGCGCGATATCCGCTCTGATGAAAAACAATTTCGCATTATGTACGGGAGCGGCTTTTGA
- a CDS encoding arginase family protein has product MGFQGNGVTMLNFDGVYRLQKRLFQFPHEWVDLADVPETNLYCSEAALAEIKRRLERRRKCGAVLIGSGNYHYVTYLLLKEINEPFTLVLFDRHTDAEGGDDVISCGSWVSYALKHPRLQKVVIVGPSVSPHHLRLSPNITVLPFDDHDEWPKALIEAIPTGSIYISIDKDALRREDAVTNWDQGVIPLSRLLACLRLLLFHKKVLGVDICGEYPPSAVDMFDPLCREARGKNEQANMAILETYFHYAAPHLQPA; this is encoded by the coding sequence ATGGGGTTTCAAGGCAATGGTGTCACGATGCTTAATTTTGACGGCGTGTACCGGCTGCAAAAGCGGCTGTTTCAGTTTCCGCACGAATGGGTCGATCTCGCCGACGTGCCGGAGACGAATTTGTATTGCAGCGAAGCGGCGCTTGCTGAAATTAAGCGGCGGCTTGAGCGGCGGCGGAAGTGCGGGGCGGTGCTGATCGGCAGCGGCAACTACCATTATGTCACGTATTTATTGCTTAAAGAAATCAACGAACCGTTTACGCTTGTGCTTTTTGACCGCCATACGGATGCTGAAGGAGGGGATGATGTCATTTCGTGCGGCTCATGGGTCTCCTATGCACTTAAGCATCCGCGGCTGCAAAAAGTCGTTATTGTTGGTCCATCTGTTTCTCCGCACCATCTTCGTTTATCTCCAAACATTACGGTTCTTCCATTTGACGATCATGATGAATGGCCAAAAGCGCTCATCGAGGCCATCCCGACCGGAAGCATCTATATCAGCATTGATAAGGACGCTCTTCGCCGCGAAGACGCGGTCACAAACTGGGATCAAGGAGTGATTCCGCTATCCCGGCTGCTCGCCTGCCTGCGGTTGCTCTTATTCCATAAAAAAGTGCTCGGCGTGGACATATGCGGGGAATACCCGCCCTCCGCTGTCGACATGTTCGATCCGCTTTGTCGCGAAGCGCGGGGAAAAAATGAGCAGGCGAACATGGCCATCTTGGAGACATATTTCCACTATGCGGCGCCGCATTTGCAGCCGGCGTAA
- a CDS encoding YojF family protein has translation MQPIDTAAVQEALNRFANRDVYIHLETTNGAYASHHNEGFYSVGAYIRNACIHFTRGKITGPGPYRVGLKLDLGWVYAEGLTHWEWTEKGQLLLAGHDDQGKLAVALELSNEPFV, from the coding sequence TTGCAACCGATCGACACGGCCGCCGTGCAAGAGGCGCTGAATCGTTTTGCTAATCGTGACGTGTATATTCATTTGGAAACGACGAACGGAGCATATGCCTCCCATCATAACGAAGGCTTTTATTCCGTCGGCGCCTACATCCGCAACGCCTGCATCCACTTCACCCGCGGCAAGATCACCGGCCCCGGGCCATACCGCGTCGGACTGAAGCTTGATCTAGGCTGGGTGTACGCAGAAGGGCTGACCCATTGGGAATGGACAGAAAAAGGACAGTTGCTGCTAGCAGGCCATGATGATCAAGGGAAATTGGCCGTGGCTCTCGAACTAAGCAACGAACCGTTTGTGTAA
- the bshB2 gene encoding bacillithiol biosynthesis deacetylase BshB2, with the protein MNERHVLVVFPHPDDEAFGVSGTIAEHAQNGTPVTYACLTLGEMGRNMGTPPFANRETLPHIRRKELEEACRILGIHDLRLLGYRDKTVEFEDEEELADRIAAIVAETNPSLVITFYPGYSVHPDHDACGAAVIRALKRWPKEERPTVHCVAFAKNCEQDIGQPDVVRDVSSVIDTKLAAIRAHRSQTEGLMQAASKRGDALAWLKTERFWTYRWDD; encoded by the coding sequence TTGAACGAACGACATGTGCTCGTTGTTTTTCCCCACCCGGACGATGAAGCGTTCGGCGTGTCGGGAACGATTGCCGAGCATGCGCAAAACGGCACGCCGGTGACGTACGCTTGCTTGACGCTCGGAGAAATGGGGCGCAATATGGGCACGCCTCCGTTTGCCAACCGCGAAACGCTTCCACATATTCGCAGGAAAGAACTGGAGGAAGCATGCCGCATTCTTGGCATTCATGATTTGCGCCTGCTCGGCTATCGCGACAAGACGGTCGAGTTTGAAGATGAAGAAGAGCTGGCTGACCGGATCGCCGCCATCGTGGCGGAAACGAATCCATCGCTTGTCATTACGTTTTACCCCGGCTACAGCGTCCACCCCGATCATGACGCATGCGGAGCCGCTGTCATCCGCGCCTTAAAGCGCTGGCCGAAAGAAGAACGGCCGACCGTCCATTGCGTCGCGTTTGCGAAAAACTGCGAACAAGACATTGGCCAGCCGGATGTCGTGCGCGATGTCAGCTCGGTGATCGATACGAAGCTGGCCGCCATTCGCGCCCACCGTTCGCAAACCGAAGGACTGATGCAGGCGGCATCCAAACGCGGCGATGCGCTTGCTTGGCTCAAAACGGAACGGTTTTGGACGTATCGGTGGGATGATTGA
- a CDS encoding precorrin-2 dehydrogenase/sirohydrochlorin ferrochelatase family protein translates to MGYPVILHLRGRRAVVVGGGKVAARKIHGLLEAGAEIVMIAPEAEPELQALAAGGMIVWKKKRFDPDDLAGAFLVIAATNDRKVNEAVAQAAAPGQLVNVVDDPERCDFHVPAVVRRGPLTIAVSTGGASPVVARRIRRELEEKYGEEYGPYLEFLQRARGIVLREVEDAEGRKRLFQALAADSFRKRGRWDEELAQLLVNEKERNGARGEEQ, encoded by the coding sequence ATGGGATACCCGGTCATTCTTCATTTGCGTGGCCGCCGGGCGGTCGTTGTCGGCGGCGGGAAGGTGGCGGCAAGGAAAATTCATGGATTGTTAGAGGCAGGGGCGGAGATCGTGATGATTGCACCTGAAGCGGAGCCGGAGCTTCAAGCGTTGGCCGCGGGGGGGATGATCGTTTGGAAGAAAAAGCGGTTTGACCCAGACGATTTGGCGGGAGCCTTTTTGGTGATTGCCGCGACGAATGATCGCAAGGTGAATGAAGCGGTGGCGCAAGCAGCAGCACCCGGTCAACTCGTAAATGTCGTAGATGATCCAGAGCGGTGTGATTTTCACGTTCCCGCTGTTGTCCGCCGCGGTCCGCTCACAATTGCCGTGTCGACCGGGGGGGCAAGTCCGGTGGTTGCTCGCCGCATTCGCCGCGAGCTTGAGGAGAAGTATGGCGAAGAGTACGGGCCGTATCTTGAGTTTTTGCAGCGGGCCCGCGGCATCGTATTGCGCGAAGTGGAGGACGCCGAGGGACGGAAGCGGCTGTTTCAGGCGCTCGCTGCTGATTCCTTCCGGAAACGCGGCCGATGGGATGAAGAGTTGGCTCAGCTATTGGTGAACGAAAAAGAACGAAACGGGGCAAGAGGGGAAGAGCAATGA
- a CDS encoding DnaJ family domain-containing protein — MDGFWRIAEEKIREAMKNGEFDSLPGFGKPLEIEDLSRIPEELRLGYLLLKNAGYVREEAELRKELLTLEDLLRCCEDDEEQRELEKKRTEKQLRLAELMKKRGQTNSKALRDYGRRIEEKFR, encoded by the coding sequence ATGGACGGATTTTGGCGCATCGCCGAGGAGAAAATTCGCGAGGCGATGAAAAACGGCGAGTTCGACAGCTTGCCCGGCTTCGGCAAACCGCTTGAGATTGAAGACCTTTCCCGCATTCCAGAGGAGCTGCGGCTCGGGTATTTGCTGCTGAAAAACGCCGGCTATGTAAGGGAGGAAGCGGAGTTGCGCAAAGAGCTTTTGACGCTCGAGGACTTGCTTCGCTGCTGCGAGGATGATGAGGAACAACGGGAGCTGGAGAAAAAGCGGACGGAAAAACAGCTTCGTTTGGCCGAATTGATGAAAAAGCGGGGGCAGACGAATTCGAAGGCGCTGCGCGACTACGGGCGGCGCATTGAGGAAAAATTCCGCTGA